The Methylosinus sp. PW1 genome includes a region encoding these proteins:
- a CDS encoding HU family DNA-binding protein, which produces MIRFPDADDAACFRGNGEQPDGVLDAAVSRSTVTRDDLAHAIYARIPGLSRTDAKALLDCALEEMLSALARGEDLSLRRFGTFRIRSKNARPARAALNLLTPIVFIRAESADASLSSAEAQSCPRN; this is translated from the coding sequence GTGATTCGGTTTCCCGATGCGGACGACGCGGCGTGTTTTCGAGGGAACGGCGAACAGCCGGATGGGGTTTTGGACGCAGCTGTTTCCAGGAGCACGGTTACGCGTGATGACCTCGCGCACGCCATTTACGCACGCATACCCGGCCTCTCTCGCACGGACGCAAAAGCTCTACTCGATTGCGCGCTCGAGGAAATGCTGTCGGCCCTGGCCCGCGGAGAAGACCTAAGTCTCCGCCGTTTCGGCACTTTCCGAATCCGCTCCAAGAACGCTCGCCCTGCCCGCGCGGCGCTGAATCTTTTGACGCCGATCGTTTTCATTCGCGCAGAGTCCGCCGACGCTTCGCTTTCGTCAGCGGAGGCGCAATCATGTCCAAGGAATTGA
- a CDS encoding AAA family ATPase → MISGCSGAGKSTLLAELKARGHVVVEEPGRRIIAEETASGGNALPWGDLAMFLRRAIDIALADHVAAVEQKGWVFFDRGLVDAASALEALTGEPVLRPLCMPVPLRPTIPVHSVPKVRLTSVKSGVPSGVDAARNRPRSARPARTAPGTGRGRRAISRKS, encoded by the coding sequence ATGATTTCCGGCTGTTCGGGCGCAGGGAAGTCGACCCTCCTGGCCGAGTTGAAGGCTCGCGGCCATGTTGTCGTGGAAGAACCCGGTCGCCGCATCATCGCCGAGGAAACGGCCAGCGGTGGCAATGCATTGCCGTGGGGCGATCTCGCGATGTTTCTGCGTCGCGCGATCGACATAGCGTTGGCGGACCACGTGGCGGCGGTAGAGCAAAAGGGCTGGGTGTTCTTCGATCGCGGCCTTGTCGACGCGGCATCGGCATTGGAAGCTTTGACCGGCGAGCCGGTCCTGCGTCCGTTGTGTATGCCGGTCCCGTTGCGTCCGACGATTCCGGTGCATTCAGTGCCGAAGGTCAGGTTGACGTCAGTGAAAAGCGGCGTGCCGTCAGGAGTGGACGCCGCGCGCAACAGGCCGCGGAGCGCAAGGCCCGCAAGGACGGCGCCGGGCACAGGGCGAGGGCGAAGGGCGATCAGCCGAAAATCCTGA
- a CDS encoding GNAT family N-acetyltransferase — MCRHRRCRRDRRDDAATAVMMTPEVSRWLAYWPSPFTYEMAIARIEAAREWARRGDALPFVVTDKPSGDVLGWVMIYRDEENRRRGSLGYWLGERHHGKVYMRELAPASLAAGFGLLDLDVIESAAQPENAASIAVMRACGMKPTGERMVYAPVRERYELCRFYEVQRSRSLA; from the coding sequence CTGTGTCGCCACCGAAGATGCCGCCGCGACCGCCGTGATGATGCCGCGACCGCCGTGATGATGACGCCGGAAGTTAGCCGATGGCTGGCTTATTGGCCCAGCCCTTTTACTTACGAAATGGCGATTGCGCGCATCGAGGCCGCCCGCGAGTGGGCGCGGAGGGGCGACGCGCTGCCGTTCGTCGTGACAGACAAACCCAGCGGCGACGTGCTCGGATGGGTGATGATCTACCGGGACGAAGAGAATCGTCGGCGCGGTTCTCTGGGCTATTGGTTAGGTGAGAGGCATCACGGCAAAGTCTATATGCGGGAACTTGCGCCGGCATCATTGGCGGCCGGTTTCGGCTTGCTCGATCTCGACGTGATCGAGTCCGCGGCGCAACCGGAAAACGCTGCGTCGATCGCCGTGATGAGGGCTTGTGGAATGAAGCCGACTGGCGAGCGTATGGTATATGCGCCCGTCCGTGAGAGATATGAACTTTGCCGCTTCTATGAGGTTCAGCGTTCTCGCTCCCTGGCGTGA
- the mobF gene encoding MobF family relaxase, which yields MITFRKFAAASDGKLVRMYFTEARLGPPPQEQATEALGQQQLEPGSRLTSYYTGRDAGPAWRSDMPLSVARALGINSHHAPKDEELDRLFEGKRADTGEAWSKHKREISGYDFTFSPHKSVTLAAEFAQDPAEAAAIRNAIYRANDAAMRYIAREIGWARRGRAGENGADPGAVGWVSFRHYIARPTLPVQDGREGATYLLEAPIAGDPHDHIHNALFNLVVTGEGHIGSLDTQRLHARVHEFGAFAQAVLADELRALGIRVAYDEKEQAAVILAIPQFANEAFSKSTHQVLRNAKAFAAGQGLDWDDISAERKAEILRDAAAAARLAKHGEKTDHKIWRDQAEAMGWEHTTVMGDAKIAALPVEERIERAYAFAAKHLAEEFHTAAVIDHDRLRIHAARGLIGVGVAGGVKDIDRVVEMIERKGVELHGEHVDLVAAWAKRENAEDEPRQVLRVTNSAQIRVEESLRDHAARAALDTSGALAAGDIRRAIDASGLDFDSEPEHGAAQRAAIYALGQGGALSLLTGVAGAGKSTLLRPLVAAWKADTRFDASGRELVGVSTAWRQADALQDAGIDRTRALEPFLKSVEAGEFVPTRNTILVIDEISQIAPRPMLRLLELQAETGMTIKALGDREQAQAIEAGDTIEILRRALPKSAQPELLTAVRQVDRRDRQIAGMFRDSEAESALAMKRAEGTAMLVGGDFDQVAAKIADFYVSRRDVLDAAGSKRGITISAPTNEDAAAISMAIRTRLKARGEIGADETVHKAIAPRGAKEPHAFDLPIAAGDHLRLYRYTWAKIDGKEGPIGYNGHVVKVMGKTAGGLLLQNAKGQTGEVEWRRLTYPVTKRLMLGFGHALTIDAAQGVTSDEHIDALPRGSAGITAFKAYVAESRARGTTWTMISEAAVHEAERRSRALGDAKPIEAEDLWKRIVADMASKPYKSLALDLVEACRRTRERSIDSFIEQGRTFYRRPADAMDPGRKARERVRSKIATEEVAPHIRDLSAEVERNAALLREAKENIESRLDKQRHEPPSPAPSIDRPSPSPFR from the coding sequence ATGATCACCTTCCGCAAGTTCGCCGCAGCGTCCGACGGCAAGCTCGTCCGCATGTATTTCACGGAAGCGAGGCTCGGCCCGCCGCCGCAAGAGCAGGCAACCGAGGCCCTCGGCCAGCAACAGCTGGAGCCGGGGTCGCGCCTCACCAGCTATTACACCGGCCGCGACGCCGGACCGGCCTGGCGCTCGGACATGCCGCTCTCCGTCGCCCGCGCGCTCGGCATTAACTCTCACCACGCGCCCAAGGACGAGGAGCTCGACCGGCTATTCGAGGGCAAGCGCGCCGACACCGGAGAGGCCTGGTCCAAGCACAAGCGAGAAATCAGCGGTTACGACTTCACCTTCTCACCCCACAAATCCGTGACGCTCGCCGCCGAATTCGCGCAGGATCCAGCGGAGGCCGCCGCCATCCGCAACGCCATCTATCGCGCCAATGACGCGGCGATGCGCTATATCGCTCGGGAGATCGGCTGGGCGCGGCGCGGGCGCGCGGGGGAGAACGGGGCCGATCCCGGCGCTGTCGGCTGGGTCAGCTTCCGACATTACATCGCCCGTCCGACCCTGCCGGTCCAGGACGGCCGCGAGGGCGCGACCTATCTCCTCGAAGCGCCGATCGCCGGCGATCCCCACGACCACATCCACAATGCTCTGTTCAATCTGGTCGTCACCGGCGAAGGCCATATCGGATCGCTCGACACGCAGCGGCTCCACGCCCGCGTCCATGAGTTCGGAGCCTTCGCCCAGGCCGTCCTCGCCGACGAGCTGCGCGCGCTCGGCATTCGCGTCGCCTATGACGAGAAGGAGCAGGCCGCCGTCATCCTCGCCATCCCGCAATTCGCCAATGAGGCCTTCAGCAAGAGCACGCATCAAGTCCTGCGCAACGCCAAGGCCTTCGCCGCTGGCCAAGGCCTCGATTGGGACGACATCTCCGCGGAGCGGAAAGCTGAAATCCTCCGCGACGCGGCGGCGGCCGCCCGCCTCGCAAAGCATGGCGAGAAGACCGACCACAAAATCTGGCGCGACCAGGCGGAGGCGATGGGCTGGGAGCACACCACCGTCATGGGGGACGCGAAGATCGCCGCGCTGCCGGTCGAGGAGCGGATCGAGCGGGCCTACGCCTTCGCGGCGAAACATCTCGCCGAGGAATTCCACACGGCCGCCGTCATCGACCATGATCGTCTTCGCATCCACGCGGCGCGCGGCTTGATCGGCGTGGGCGTCGCCGGCGGCGTCAAGGATATCGACCGCGTCGTCGAGATGATCGAGCGCAAGGGCGTCGAGCTTCACGGCGAGCATGTCGATCTGGTCGCCGCCTGGGCGAAGCGCGAGAATGCCGAGGACGAGCCGCGACAGGTGCTCCGCGTCACCAATTCCGCGCAGATCCGCGTCGAGGAGAGCCTCCGCGACCATGCCGCGCGCGCCGCGCTCGACACGTCCGGCGCGCTGGCGGCCGGCGACATCCGCCGCGCCATAGACGCTTCCGGCCTCGATTTCGACAGCGAACCGGAGCATGGCGCCGCGCAAAGAGCTGCGATCTATGCGCTCGGCCAGGGCGGCGCGCTGTCGCTCCTCACCGGCGTCGCCGGCGCGGGCAAATCCACGCTACTGCGGCCTCTCGTCGCCGCCTGGAAAGCGGACACGCGTTTCGACGCCTCGGGCCGCGAGCTCGTCGGCGTCTCGACTGCATGGCGGCAAGCCGATGCGCTTCAGGACGCTGGCATCGATCGGACCCGGGCGCTCGAGCCATTCCTCAAATCCGTCGAGGCCGGCGAGTTCGTGCCCACTCGCAACACGATCCTCGTCATCGACGAGATCAGCCAGATCGCGCCGCGGCCGATGCTGCGGCTGCTCGAGCTGCAGGCCGAGACCGGCATGACCATCAAGGCGCTGGGCGACCGCGAGCAGGCGCAGGCGATCGAAGCCGGCGACACGATCGAAATCCTGCGTCGCGCCCTGCCGAAATCGGCGCAACCCGAGCTCCTCACCGCCGTCCGTCAGGTCGATCGGCGCGACCGCCAGATCGCCGGCATGTTCCGCGACTCCGAGGCCGAATCCGCTCTTGCGATGAAGCGCGCCGAGGGAACGGCCATGCTGGTCGGCGGCGACTTCGACCAGGTCGCCGCAAAGATTGCAGATTTCTATGTCAGCCGACGCGACGTTCTCGACGCCGCCGGCTCGAAGCGCGGGATCACGATTTCCGCGCCGACCAATGAGGACGCGGCCGCGATCAGCATGGCGATCCGGACGCGGCTCAAAGCGCGCGGAGAGATCGGCGCCGACGAGACAGTTCACAAGGCGATCGCGCCGCGCGGCGCGAAGGAGCCGCACGCCTTCGACCTACCGATCGCCGCCGGCGACCATTTGCGCCTCTATCGCTACACCTGGGCGAAGATCGACGGCAAGGAAGGCCCTATCGGCTATAACGGTCATGTCGTGAAGGTGATGGGCAAGACCGCCGGCGGCCTCCTGCTCCAGAACGCCAAGGGGCAGACCGGCGAGGTCGAATGGCGCCGTCTCACCTATCCCGTCACCAAGCGGCTGATGCTCGGCTTCGGCCATGCGCTGACGATCGACGCGGCGCAAGGCGTCACTTCGGACGAGCATATCGATGCCCTGCCGCGCGGCAGCGCCGGCATCACGGCCTTCAAGGCCTATGTCGCGGAAAGCCGCGCCAGGGGAACGACCTGGACGATGATTTCCGAAGCGGCCGTCCATGAGGCCGAGAGGCGCAGCCGCGCGCTCGGTGACGCCAAGCCGATCGAGGCGGAAGACCTCTGGAAGCGGATCGTGGCCGATATGGCCTCCAAGCCCTATAAATCTCTCGCCCTCGACCTCGTCGAGGCCTGCCGGCGCACGCGAGAGCGGTCGATCGATTCCTTCATCGAGCAGGGTCGCACGTTTTACCGGCGGCCCGCCGACGCCATGGATCCTGGCCGAAAGGCGCGAGAGCGCGTGCGCTCGAAGATCGCCACGGAAGAAGTTGCGCCCCACATCCGCGATCTCTCCGCCGAGGTCGAGCGAAATGCAGCCCTATTGCGCGAGGCGAAAGAGAACATCGAATCCCGCCTCGACAAGCAGCGCCACGAGCCGCCCTCGCCGGCCCCTTCCATCGATCGGCCCTCGCCATCACCGTTTCGATGA
- a CDS encoding DUF2726 domain-containing protein, whose product MRLIDIEHVLATALVVLLILAVVAFIGSRRPAYRRGRFLTPNEKRFLCVLDEAVGGGYRVFAQVRLAELVDVDLSATSAKRRAAMNKVFGKSIDFVICDSASLEPIAAIELDDRTHALPHRRERDIFVDAVFGEIGIPLLRARARRAYTVAALQTLLREAGVVKTARSGLRTIG is encoded by the coding sequence ATGCGGCTTATCGATATCGAGCATGTCCTAGCGACAGCGCTGGTTGTCTTGCTCATTCTCGCGGTCGTCGCGTTCATCGGCTCGCGTCGGCCCGCCTATCGGCGCGGGCGGTTTCTGACGCCCAATGAAAAGCGCTTCCTCTGCGTTTTGGACGAGGCGGTCGGAGGAGGCTATCGCGTTTTCGCACAGGTGCGGCTCGCGGAGCTCGTCGACGTCGATCTGAGCGCAACCAGCGCGAAGCGACGCGCCGCGATGAACAAGGTGTTCGGCAAGAGCATCGATTTCGTAATTTGCGATTCCGCCAGCCTGGAGCCCATCGCGGCCATCGAGCTGGACGACAGGACGCATGCGCTGCCGCATCGCCGGGAGCGCGACATATTCGTCGACGCCGTGTTCGGCGAGATCGGAATTCCACTGCTGCGCGCGAGAGCGCGACGCGCCTACACCGTTGCAGCGCTTCAGACATTGCTGCGTGAGGCCGGCGTCGTTAAAACAGCTCGCTCCGGTCTTCGAACGATCGGGTGA
- a CDS encoding aldo/keto reductase, with protein METRFLGRSGLEVPVLSFGAGTFGGSGPLFSNWGTSDAIEARRLVDICLEAGVNLFDTADVYSNGASEEVLGAAIKGRRDAVLISSKIGLPMGDGPNDAGTSRLRLIRSVECALKRLGTDYLDLLQLHAFDAATPVEEVLATLDALVRSGKVRYVGVSNFAGWQIMKSLAVADAHGWPRYVANQVYYSLVGRDYEWDLMPLGADQGLGALVWSPLGWGRLTGKIRRGAPLPAESRLHETAQFGPPVDEERLYRVIDVLEELANETGWAVPQIALNWLIQRPTVSSIIIGARNEVQLRQNLGAVGWTLAPDQIARLDAASAVMPPYPHFPYRIQEGFARRNPPITG; from the coding sequence ATGGAAACTCGTTTTCTCGGCCGCTCGGGGCTCGAGGTCCCGGTCCTCAGCTTCGGCGCCGGCACGTTCGGCGGCAGCGGTCCGCTTTTCAGCAATTGGGGCACGAGCGATGCCATCGAGGCGCGTCGCCTCGTCGACATTTGCCTCGAGGCGGGCGTCAACCTGTTCGACACAGCCGACGTCTATTCCAATGGCGCTTCCGAGGAAGTGCTCGGCGCCGCGATCAAGGGCCGACGCGACGCCGTGCTGATCTCCTCCAAAATCGGCCTGCCGATGGGCGACGGGCCGAATGACGCCGGCACGTCGCGGCTTCGCCTGATCCGCTCGGTCGAGTGCGCCTTGAAGCGGCTGGGCACGGACTATCTCGATCTCTTGCAGCTCCATGCCTTCGACGCCGCAACGCCGGTCGAAGAAGTGCTGGCGACGCTCGATGCGCTCGTTCGCTCCGGCAAGGTTCGCTATGTCGGCGTGTCGAATTTCGCGGGTTGGCAGATCATGAAGTCGCTTGCCGTCGCCGACGCCCATGGTTGGCCGCGCTATGTCGCCAATCAGGTCTATTATTCGCTCGTCGGCCGCGACTACGAATGGGACCTGATGCCGCTGGGGGCCGACCAGGGCCTCGGAGCCCTGGTCTGGAGCCCGCTCGGTTGGGGGCGGCTGACCGGCAAGATCCGGCGTGGCGCGCCGCTGCCGGCTGAAAGCCGACTGCATGAAACGGCCCAGTTCGGCCCACCGGTCGACGAGGAACGCCTCTATCGCGTCATCGATGTGCTCGAAGAGCTGGCCAACGAGACCGGCTGGGCCGTGCCGCAGATCGCGCTCAATTGGCTGATCCAGCGTCCGACGGTTTCGTCGATCATTATCGGCGCGCGCAACGAAGTGCAGCTCCGGCAGAATTTGGGGGCCGTCGGCTGGACGCTGGCCCCCGACCAGATCGCGCGGCTCGACGCGGCGAGCGCCGTCATGCCGCCTTACCCGCATTTTCCCTATCGGATCCAGGAGGGCTTCGCCCGACGTAATCCTCCAATTACGGGATAG
- a CDS encoding ATP-binding cassette domain-containing protein, with protein MDAAKGRAEASGGAGARLRDARREAADEALFAAREKIEVLQPLHMDIPSTDLPPGKAVLRLDGVSGGYDPSHPVIRDLSLTITGPERIVIIGPNGSGKTTLLDMITGRIAPQRGLVDLMVPFALLDQHVGLLDPTQTLRENFLHLNPPADAHTAHVALARFGFRAGDALRRTGELSGGERLRAGLACALGAMPPPMLLILDEPTNHLDLDGIAALEAALAAYDGAVLVVSHDEAFLKALRPNSAIELPG; from the coding sequence ATGGATGCCGCCAAGGGCCGGGCCGAGGCTTCGGGTGGAGCCGGCGCGCGCTTGCGCGATGCCCGGCGCGAGGCGGCAGACGAGGCCCTGTTCGCTGCTCGTGAGAAGATCGAGGTCCTGCAACCCCTGCATATGGACATTCCCTCGACCGACCTTCCGCCCGGCAAGGCGGTGCTGCGATTGGACGGTGTGAGCGGCGGATATGATCCCAGCCACCCTGTTATTCGCGATCTGTCGCTGACTATCACCGGCCCCGAGCGTATCGTTATTATCGGGCCGAACGGCAGCGGAAAGACCACGCTTCTCGACATGATCACGGGCCGGATCGCGCCGCAGCGTGGGCTGGTGGACCTGATGGTTCCGTTCGCGCTGCTGGATCAGCATGTAGGGTTACTCGATCCGACGCAGACCCTGCGCGAGAATTTCCTGCATCTGAATCCTCCGGCGGATGCTCATACCGCCCATGTGGCGCTGGCCCGGTTTGGTTTCCGCGCAGGCGACGCTTTGCGCCGCACGGGCGAACTGAGCGGAGGCGAGCGCCTGCGCGCGGGTCTCGCCTGCGCCCTCGGGGCCATGCCACCACCCATGCTGCTAATCCTGGACGAACCGACCAATCACCTTGATCTGGACGGCATCGCGGCGCTGGAAGCCGCGCTGGCGGCTTATGACGGAGCGGTTCTGGTGGTCAGCCATGACGAGGCATTCTTGAAAGCGCTCCGCCCGAACAGCGCCATTGAGTTGCCGGGATGA
- a CDS encoding LysR family transcriptional regulator → MARPEINRSGEMEVFTRVVEHGGFSAAARICRMTPSAVSKLVTRLETRLGTRLVNRSTRAFQLTPEGCAFYERATRILADIEDAERNAGAGEQPVGRIRLNTSASYATHILAPILPQFLERCPGVTLDLVQTDQIVDLLAVRADVAVRAGPLKSSSLVARKLGDTAMVIVAAPSYLARVGEPKTIEDLADHSRLGFGYVRTVDGWPLKKGDETVVVPIVGRVQASDGEALRRLTLGGSGLARLAAFTVRDDIAAGRLVPVLDHLNPGDREAFHAIHIGQGGPLPSRVRALLDFLAEWGKVE, encoded by the coding sequence ATGGCGCGACCTGAGATCAATCGTTCCGGCGAGATGGAAGTCTTCACCCGCGTGGTCGAACACGGTGGCTTTTCCGCCGCCGCCCGAATCTGCCGCATGACCCCCTCGGCCGTAAGCAAGCTCGTCACCCGATTGGAGACGCGGCTCGGCACGCGCCTCGTCAACCGTTCCACGCGCGCCTTCCAGCTCACGCCGGAGGGCTGCGCCTTCTATGAAAGGGCGACCCGCATTCTAGCGGATATCGAGGACGCCGAACGCAACGCCGGCGCAGGCGAGCAGCCGGTCGGCCGCATCCGGCTCAACACCAGCGCGTCCTACGCCACTCATATCCTCGCGCCGATCCTGCCGCAGTTCCTGGAGCGCTGCCCGGGCGTCACGCTCGATCTCGTGCAAACCGATCAGATCGTCGATCTCCTGGCAGTGCGCGCGGATGTGGCGGTGCGTGCGGGTCCGTTGAAGAGTTCGAGCCTCGTCGCACGCAAGCTCGGTGACACCGCGATGGTGATCGTCGCTGCGCCGTCCTATCTCGCCCGTGTCGGCGAGCCGAAGACGATAGAGGATCTCGCTGACCATAGTCGCCTCGGCTTCGGCTACGTCCGCACCGTCGACGGTTGGCCCTTAAAGAAGGGCGATGAAACGGTCGTCGTTCCGATTGTCGGGCGTGTGCAGGCGAGCGACGGCGAAGCGTTGCGGCGTCTGACCCTCGGCGGCAGCGGACTTGCCCGTCTCGCCGCCTTCACGGTGCGCGACGACATCGCCGCCGGCCGTCTCGTGCCCGTGCTCGATCACCTCAACCCTGGTGATCGCGAAGCCTTCCATGCCATCCATATCGGCCAGGGCGGACCATTGCCCTCACGCGTCCGGGCGCTGCTCGATTTCCTCGCGGAGTGGGGAAAGGTCGAATAG
- a CDS encoding phospholipase D-like domain-containing protein, protein MSFRLSLLAGAFAFSLPLFVSAAEPPEIHYAPTENLERLDVALLRAARVKIDLAAYVLTDWPVIDALIDAHRRGVVVRIVLDPSQASDFDRLRELSQRLRTSPPGPFMHLKSYSVDDMLLRTGSANFTASGMKQQDNDVVVIRDRAAAQTFEARFEQIWSTAKPILAPGPAFASRGAVPASTRPTAPANCEIKGNINRSGERIFHKPGEPFYARVKIDPNTGERWFCSEEEAVAGGWRHGRVN, encoded by the coding sequence ATGTCCTTTCGGCTGTCGCTTCTCGCCGGCGCATTTGCTTTCTCGCTGCCGTTATTCGTCTCGGCGGCCGAGCCCCCTGAAATCCATTATGCGCCCACCGAGAATCTGGAACGCCTCGATGTAGCGCTTCTGCGCGCCGCGCGCGTCAAGATCGACCTCGCCGCCTATGTGCTGACGGACTGGCCCGTCATCGACGCGTTGATCGATGCGCATCGACGCGGCGTCGTGGTCAGGATCGTCCTGGATCCCAGTCAGGCGAGCGATTTCGATCGGCTGCGAGAGCTGTCGCAGAGGCTACGCACGAGCCCGCCCGGTCCTTTCATGCATCTGAAATCCTATTCCGTCGACGACATGCTGTTGCGGACGGGCTCCGCGAATTTCACCGCGTCGGGGATGAAGCAGCAAGATAATGATGTCGTGGTCATCCGCGATCGAGCGGCCGCCCAAACGTTCGAGGCCCGTTTCGAGCAAATCTGGTCGACCGCAAAGCCGATCCTTGCTCCTGGTCCCGCTTTCGCCTCGCGAGGCGCGGTTCCGGCTTCGACGAGACCCACGGCGCCGGCGAACTGCGAGATCAAAGGAAACATCAATCGCAGTGGCGAACGTATATTCCATAAACCCGGCGAGCCATTCTACGCCCGCGTCAAAATCGACCCGAACACCGGAGAGCGCTGGTTCTGCTCGGAAGAAGAGGCGGTCGCCGGGGGTTGGAGACACGGGCGCGTCAATTGA
- a CDS encoding I78 family peptidase inhibitor: MSSRRHELSSLARRICAFVLVAACFVPGLSRAAEGCNAKNALFVVGKPFGGDLADEARRRAGAKIVRRMDRGMAYTMEFRTDRLDLAVDKKGIVVAVHCG, encoded by the coding sequence ATGAGCTCCCGTCGCCACGAACTGAGCTCGCTGGCTCGGCGCATCTGCGCTTTCGTCCTCGTCGCAGCCTGCTTCGTCCCCGGCCTTTCCCGCGCTGCGGAGGGGTGCAACGCGAAAAACGCTCTTTTCGTCGTGGGAAAGCCGTTTGGAGGCGATCTCGCCGACGAAGCAAGACGCAGAGCCGGCGCGAAGATAGTTCGAAGGATGGATCGCGGGATGGCATATACGATGGAGTTCCGCACCGATCGTCTCGATTTGGCCGTCGATAAGAAGGGGATCGTTGTCGCCGTTCATTGCGGGTGA
- a CDS encoding TIGR02117 family protein: protein MRRAARTFAFILLAPIVPAALYLAVAAIASRTPVNDDWREPDGGITIYVQTNGVHTGFVVPAKAAGVDWSNRIHPGDAPGWSTTPRWLAFGWGDRDFYLNTPTWAEFSLLRGFKAVTGQGSTLVHVDLLEDVRPGEMVRPLRLTPEQYRRLSAFIDATFADRREVIHGYGQNDVFYAARGHYSAFRTCNAWTNEALRATGVRTALWSPFDDGVMRWASQPVR from the coding sequence ATGCGCCGCGCTGCACGGACCTTCGCCTTCATCCTCCTCGCGCCGATCGTTCCGGCTGCGCTCTATCTCGCCGTCGCAGCGATCGCGAGCCGCACGCCGGTGAACGACGACTGGCGCGAGCCGGATGGCGGCATAACCATCTACGTACAGACCAATGGCGTGCATACCGGCTTTGTCGTGCCGGCGAAAGCCGCCGGCGTCGATTGGAGCAATCGCATCCACCCGGGCGATGCGCCCGGTTGGTCGACGACGCCACGCTGGCTCGCTTTCGGCTGGGGCGATCGGGACTTTTATCTCAACACGCCGACATGGGCGGAGTTTTCGCTCCTCCGAGGATTTAAGGCCGTGACGGGGCAGGGGTCGACGCTGGTGCATGTGGACCTCCTCGAGGACGTCCGCCCAGGTGAGATGGTTCGTCCGCTGCGGCTCACTCCCGAGCAATACCGCCGCCTCTCCGCCTTCATCGATGCGACGTTCGCAGACCGGCGCGAGGTCATCCACGGCTATGGCCAGAACGACGTCTTTTACGCCGCGCGCGGCCATTACAGCGCGTTTCGGACCTGCAACGCTTGGACGAACGAAGCGCTGCGCGCCACCGGCGTTCGCACGGCGTTGTGGAGTCCATTCGATGACGGCGTCATGCGCTGGGCTTCCCAACCGGTAAGGTGA